A part of Paenibacillus sp. IHBB 10380 genomic DNA contains:
- a CDS encoding anti-sigma factor family protein — protein MNCPEVVEWMHRYLDYDLSEVETADMFEHIAVCPECADTFRVLKLLSRELEDLPIVAPKYSLVDAIMPQLDALDRARKEKSASVDNIPAEMIPTPISQLKDRRRRFMGSTAARTLIGIAAAGVILGVAVLNYSPEQLSDAQVQLSEVTSSSEDGEMAGTASATNGTSGAGLYKDATDTPDTAASMKTEEKATAPEVAASSDPEPEGSNQQQAETGNKVPVIQPNKANSTIEDNKQNSMNSNNKDQVPSSEGLNSSLNDSQKMASNAVSNSGGAVSGNKDVIDSGSAAKSGAEKEGIEAPNLKTIDPAQDQFTARVDSNPSDKSVSTDTIAVSSLWSSPNNKYVAVLEGEKLTINKLPVFGSEELSEGTHTIDLVGTWISGEWSSDSMIFTYQLDQEGKAVVFTYHVDSATVKSP, from the coding sequence ATGAATTGTCCAGAGGTGGTGGAATGGATGCACCGATATTTGGATTACGATCTTAGTGAAGTGGAAACAGCAGACATGTTTGAACACATTGCTGTTTGTCCAGAATGCGCGGACACATTCCGTGTGCTTAAATTACTTTCTCGTGAATTAGAAGATCTTCCTATAGTAGCGCCTAAGTATAGTTTGGTGGATGCTATTATGCCACAGCTTGATGCTTTGGATCGAGCGCGTAAGGAGAAAAGTGCTTCGGTGGATAACATTCCAGCTGAGATGATTCCAACGCCTATATCTCAACTTAAAGACCGGAGAAGAAGATTTATGGGTTCAACTGCGGCGCGTACCCTAATTGGGATAGCGGCAGCGGGGGTTATTTTGGGAGTGGCAGTTTTAAATTATTCCCCAGAGCAATTGTCTGATGCACAGGTTCAGTTATCTGAAGTTACTTCAAGTAGTGAAGATGGGGAGATGGCAGGAACTGCGTCGGCTACCAATGGCACGTCCGGGGCTGGTCTGTATAAGGATGCTACCGACACTCCAGACACTGCCGCATCCATGAAGACTGAGGAAAAAGCTACAGCACCTGAAGTGGCTGCTTCGAGCGATCCTGAGCCTGAGGGAAGCAACCAACAGCAGGCCGAGACAGGTAATAAGGTTCCAGTTATTCAGCCAAATAAAGCGAATTCAACTATAGAAGATAATAAACAGAATTCTATGAATTCAAACAACAAGGATCAAGTACCTTCAAGTGAGGGGTTAAACAGCTCTTTAAATGATAGTCAGAAAATGGCTTCAAATGCTGTAAGCAATAGTGGCGGTGCTGTTTCAGGGAATAAGGATGTTATAGATAGCGGAAGTGCTGCAAAGAGTGGGGCAGAGAAAGAGGGTATAGAGGCACCTAATCTGAAGACCATAGACCCTGCACAAGATCAATTCACTGCTAGAGTGGACTCTAACCCATCTGACAAATCTGTTAGTACCGACACTATAGCTGTATCTTCATTATGGAGCTCTCCTAATAATAAGTATGTGGCAGTTCTGGAAGGAGAGAAGCTAACTATCAATAAATTACCTGTTTTTGGATCTGAAGAGCTAAGCGAGGGAACTCATACGATTGACTTAGTAGGGACGTGGATATCTGGAGAATGGTCTTCGGATAGCATGATTTTCACGTACCAGTTGGATCAAGAGGGAAAAGCTGTTGTATTTACTTATCATGTGGATAGTGCGACTGTGAAGTCACCTTAA
- the rpsT gene encoding 30S ribosomal protein S20 gives MPNIKSAIKRVKTNDKRRALNASQKSALRTAVKAADNALVNNEVEAANAAIQTASQKLDKAVTKGLIHKNAAARKKSRLAKKLNALSAQA, from the coding sequence ATGCCGAATATTAAATCCGCTATCAAACGCGTTAAAACGAACGACAAACGCCGTGCGCTCAACGCTTCCCAAAAATCCGCTCTTCGTACAGCTGTTAAAGCCGCTGACAATGCGCTGGTAAATAATGAAGTTGAAGCTGCAAATGCTGCCATTCAAACCGCTTCCCAGAAGCTGGATAAAGCTGTTACTAAAGGTTTAATCCACAAAAATGCAGCAGCTCGTAAGAAATCTCGCTTGGCGAAAAAACTTAACGCCCTTAGTGCACAAGCATAA
- a CDS encoding LacI family DNA-binding transcriptional regulator: protein MVSIKDVAKHAGVSVATVSRVLNDKGYVGEETRKRVEKSIKEFNYKPNEVARSLFKKHSNTIGLIVPDIMNPFFPELARAVEDTATKLGYNIILCNSDGNREKEQAYLDVLQQKYVNGIIVSSNTLTAGQIEKLNIPVVSIDREISKGLPTIVVENKKGSIVATRYLKSKGCRRIGHIRGTRAVVNAEERCEGYKEVVGKEPWFSESYIVNGNYDMQSSIEATIELLSLHPEIDGIFAANDIMAIGAIKAAHQLGKKVPEDIAIIGFDGISLSRATIPELTTIVQPIYELGEIATKMLVSLMEQQPLEKTYFILDVELIERNST from the coding sequence ATGGTTTCAATAAAAGATGTTGCGAAACATGCAGGAGTCTCCGTTGCCACTGTGTCTAGAGTGTTAAATGACAAAGGATATGTGGGCGAGGAAACAAGAAAAAGGGTTGAAAAATCCATTAAAGAATTTAACTACAAGCCAAACGAGGTAGCGAGAAGTTTATTTAAGAAACACTCGAATACAATCGGCTTAATCGTGCCAGATATTATGAATCCTTTCTTTCCAGAGTTAGCTAGAGCTGTTGAAGATACGGCTACTAAGTTAGGTTACAATATTATTCTGTGCAATTCAGATGGGAATAGAGAAAAGGAACAAGCCTATTTGGACGTATTGCAACAAAAATATGTTAACGGTATCATTGTCTCTTCTAATACGTTAACTGCTGGTCAGATTGAAAAGCTTAATATTCCGGTAGTAAGTATAGACAGAGAAATTAGTAAGGGTTTACCTACGATTGTTGTGGAGAATAAAAAAGGTTCTATTGTTGCTACCCGTTATTTGAAAAGTAAAGGGTGTAGGAGAATCGGCCACATTAGAGGTACCCGTGCGGTTGTCAATGCGGAAGAACGCTGTGAAGGTTATAAAGAAGTAGTAGGTAAGGAACCATGGTTTAGTGAGAGTTATATTGTGAATGGAAACTACGATATGCAATCTTCAATTGAAGCGACGATAGAGCTTTTAAGCCTACACCCTGAAATTGATGGTATATTTGCAGCTAATGATATTATGGCAATTGGCGCAATTAAAGCCGCTCACCAGCTTGGAAAAAAGGTGCCTGAGGATATTGCAATTATTGGCTTTGACGGAATTAGTTTATCCAGAGCAACGATACCGGAACTAACGACAATTGTGCAACCCATCTATGAGCTCGGAGAAATAGCAACAAAAATGCTAGTTAGTTTAATGGAGCAACAACCGCTTGAGAAAACCTACTTTATCTTAGATGTTGAACTTATAGAGAGAAATTCAACTTAA
- the holA gene encoding DNA polymerase III subunit delta yields the protein MDVKTAVKTIKQGEVAPMYLLYGTEKYQMKEFTSLMENHLIQKEDHDFAIVNYDLSEVPIQTIVEEAETVPFMVERKLIFVRDASVFTAGKEGGKIEHRIESLLEYIKNPAEYSVIIFVVQHDKLDERKKVVKAVKGAGVVLSFAPLGGEELLRWVDKQAKQSGCIWAPGAADILIRNAGTQLQTLSAEINKLCLYAGNGGTIECDTIDQLVARSTEQNIFVLVEDIANLRIDKALGIYYELLKQREEPIKIAALIARQFRIIMQVKDLAAQSYSQQQIASQLSLHPYAVKIAGEQARKFRAEDLRDVLSRMADLDYQMKTGRIDKILGLELFLLRLVA from the coding sequence GTGGATGTTAAGACAGCTGTAAAGACGATTAAGCAAGGCGAAGTAGCACCCATGTATCTTCTTTATGGAACTGAGAAGTATCAGATGAAAGAATTTACTTCTCTGATGGAGAATCATTTGATTCAGAAAGAGGATCATGATTTTGCCATTGTGAATTATGATTTATCGGAAGTTCCGATTCAAACCATTGTGGAAGAGGCAGAGACTGTACCTTTTATGGTTGAGCGTAAGCTAATCTTTGTACGTGATGCTTCTGTATTTACAGCAGGTAAAGAAGGTGGAAAGATTGAGCATCGGATAGAATCACTTTTGGAATATATAAAGAATCCGGCGGAGTATAGCGTTATTATTTTTGTAGTGCAGCATGACAAGTTAGATGAGCGCAAGAAAGTGGTTAAAGCGGTTAAAGGGGCTGGAGTCGTTCTATCATTTGCTCCATTAGGCGGAGAAGAATTACTTCGTTGGGTGGACAAGCAGGCGAAGCAGAGTGGATGTATATGGGCACCTGGAGCTGCTGATATACTCATCAGAAATGCAGGTACACAACTCCAGACGTTGTCTGCTGAAATCAATAAGCTTTGCTTATACGCCGGGAATGGCGGAACGATAGAATGTGATACCATCGATCAGCTCGTAGCGCGTAGTACAGAGCAGAATATATTTGTCCTTGTAGAGGATATTGCTAATCTTCGAATAGATAAGGCGTTAGGTATATATTATGAGTTACTTAAGCAACGCGAAGAGCCTATCAAAATTGCTGCACTGATTGCCAGACAATTCCGAATTATTATGCAGGTAAAGGATTTGGCAGCTCAGAGCTACTCCCAGCAACAAATTGCTTCGCAGCTTAGCCTTCATCCTTATGCAGTCAAAATCGCTGGGGAACAAGCTCGAAAGTTTCGAGCTGAAGATTTACGTGATGTATTAAGTAGAATGGCTGATCTGGATTATCAAATGAAGACAGGAAGAATTGATAAAATACTAGGATTGGAATTATTCCTATTGAGGCTCGTTGCATAG
- the rbsK gene encoding ribokinase, which yields MERKPKITVVGSINMDLVTITSQVPKSGETLFGDQFQMNPGGKGANQAVAAARLGAHVQMIGCVGNDIFGKDILEHLQDEGIDVSNVEPVTDVTGTATIIVSNQDNSIIVVPAANSHVTASFVNSKRDVIADSDILILQLEIPLEAVQKAVEIAKENGVTVILNPAPMQELPSELIKNVNYLTPNEHEQMLLKRERTEEELEGKLIVTKGSQGVTILEATRDINIPAYPINVVDTTGAGDAFNGGLALALSKGFTLREACKYGNAVAALSTTKLGAQTGMPTGEEVAEFINKRGWSD from the coding sequence GTGGAACGGAAACCTAAAATAACTGTTGTTGGAAGCATTAATATGGATTTAGTTACGATTACTTCTCAAGTGCCGAAGAGTGGTGAGACGCTCTTTGGTGACCAGTTTCAAATGAATCCTGGGGGAAAAGGGGCAAATCAAGCTGTAGCTGCAGCCAGACTTGGAGCACATGTCCAAATGATTGGTTGTGTGGGTAATGACATATTTGGTAAGGATATTCTAGAACACCTACAAGATGAAGGTATCGATGTAAGCAATGTGGAACCGGTTACAGATGTAACTGGAACGGCTACAATTATTGTCTCAAATCAAGACAACAGTATTATTGTTGTACCTGCAGCTAATAGTCATGTGACAGCTTCGTTCGTTAATTCTAAACGAGATGTTATTGCTGACAGTGATATTCTTATCCTTCAGTTGGAAATACCATTGGAAGCTGTGCAAAAGGCGGTAGAAATTGCAAAAGAAAACGGAGTTACTGTCATTCTAAACCCTGCACCGATGCAAGAATTACCATCAGAGTTAATAAAGAATGTTAATTATCTTACCCCAAATGAACATGAACAGATGCTGTTGAAAAGAGAGAGAACGGAAGAAGAGTTAGAAGGAAAATTAATCGTCACTAAGGGAAGTCAGGGCGTTACTATTCTTGAAGCGACCAGGGATATAAATATTCCTGCTTATCCAATAAATGTAGTTGATACTACCGGCGCTGGAGATGCATTTAATGGTGGATTGGCCCTTGCATTAAGCAAAGGATTCACTTTAAGAGAGGCTTGTAAATACGGAAATGCAGTTGCGGCGTTATCAACGACCAAGCTGGGAGCACAAACAGGAATGCCTACTGGTGAAGAGGTCGCAGAGTTTATTAACAAGCGGGGGTGGTCAGACTAG
- the lepA gene encoding translation elongation factor 4, with protein MLDVMTRQQKIRNFSIIAHIDHGKSTLADRILEFTGALTSREMQEQVLDKMDLERERGITIKLQAVNLKYRADDGEEYILNLIDTPGHVDFTYEVSRSLAACEGALLVVDAAQGIEAQTLANVYLALDNNLEILPVINKIDLPNADPERVKQEIEDVIGLDTSEAVLASAKSGIGIKEILEQIVSQVPSPTGDSEQPLKALIFDSHYDPYKGVIVYVRVVDGSIKAGTKIKMMATEKTFEVIEVGAFMPRMTIVDELHVGDVGFIVAGIKHVGDTRVGDTVTNTKNPAAEALPGYRRINPMVYCGLYPIETSEYNDLREALEKLQLNDASLSFEPESSTALGFGFRCGFLGLLHMEIIQERIEREFNIPLITTAPSVIYRIALTNGETIEIDNPSNYPEIGTIERVEEPYVKAAIIVPNDFVGTVMELCQNKRGEFVNMEYLDTTRVTITYHVPLSEIVYDFFDQLKSGTKGYASYDYEISGYRASNLVKMDILLNNEQVDALSFIVHRERAYHRGRIVCQKLRELIPRQMFEVPIQASVGTKVVARETVKAMRKNVLAKCYGGDISRKRKLLEKQKEGKKRMKQVGSVEVPQEAFMAVLKIDE; from the coding sequence ATGTTAGATGTAATGACTAGACAACAGAAAATCCGCAATTTCAGTATTATTGCGCATATAGACCATGGTAAATCGACATTAGCTGACCGAATTTTAGAATTTACTGGGGCATTGACGTCCCGTGAAATGCAAGAACAAGTTTTGGATAAGATGGATTTGGAACGCGAACGTGGTATTACGATTAAGTTACAAGCTGTTAACCTTAAGTATCGTGCAGATGATGGGGAAGAGTATATTCTGAATTTGATCGATACACCAGGACATGTGGATTTCACGTATGAGGTGTCTCGTAGCCTTGCAGCCTGTGAAGGTGCATTACTTGTAGTGGATGCAGCACAAGGGATTGAAGCGCAGACGCTTGCTAACGTCTATTTGGCACTGGATAACAACCTTGAGATTTTGCCAGTCATCAATAAGATTGATCTGCCTAATGCAGATCCGGAACGCGTCAAGCAAGAGATTGAGGATGTTATAGGCCTAGATACGAGTGAAGCTGTATTAGCTTCTGCCAAATCAGGGATAGGCATCAAGGAAATATTGGAGCAGATTGTAAGTCAGGTTCCGTCTCCTACGGGAGATTCAGAGCAACCACTTAAAGCGTTGATATTTGATTCTCACTATGATCCTTACAAGGGTGTTATCGTCTATGTACGAGTCGTGGATGGAAGCATCAAGGCAGGAACCAAGATCAAAATGATGGCAACGGAGAAAACCTTTGAGGTTATTGAAGTGGGCGCATTCATGCCGCGTATGACGATTGTGGATGAATTACATGTTGGTGATGTTGGTTTCATTGTAGCCGGTATTAAACATGTGGGAGATACACGCGTCGGTGATACCGTAACCAATACGAAGAATCCGGCAGCGGAAGCACTCCCAGGTTATCGTAGAATTAATCCGATGGTATATTGTGGTCTTTACCCAATCGAGACGTCGGAATACAACGATCTGCGTGAAGCGCTCGAGAAGCTACAACTGAATGATGCCTCACTGAGTTTCGAACCCGAGTCTTCAACTGCACTTGGATTCGGTTTCCGTTGTGGATTCTTAGGATTGCTTCATATGGAGATTATTCAAGAGCGAATTGAGCGGGAATTTAATATTCCTCTTATTACGACGGCGCCGAGTGTTATTTATCGGATTGCATTGACTAATGGGGAGACTATTGAGATTGATAACCCTTCTAACTATCCGGAGATTGGTACGATTGAACGTGTAGAAGAGCCTTACGTCAAAGCGGCTATTATCGTACCGAACGATTTTGTGGGTACAGTTATGGAACTGTGTCAGAATAAACGCGGTGAGTTCGTAAACATGGAATACCTGGATACCACGCGAGTGACGATAACATATCATGTACCATTGTCCGAAATAGTCTATGATTTCTTTGATCAATTGAAATCGGGGACCAAAGGATATGCGTCCTATGACTATGAGATCTCAGGATATCGAGCTTCTAATCTGGTTAAGATGGACATTTTGCTTAACAATGAGCAAGTCGATGCTTTATCATTCATTGTACACCGTGAACGCGCATATCATCGGGGTCGTATTGTTTGTCAGAAGCTTCGGGAGCTTATACCACGTCAAATGTTTGAAGTACCGATTCAAGCTTCTGTAGGAACCAAAGTCGTGGCTCGGGAAACCGTTAAAGCGATGAGAAAGAACGTACTCGCGAAATGTTACGGTGGTGACATCTCACGGAAGAGGAAACTTCTTGAGAAGCAGAAGGAAGGTAAGAAACGCATGAAGCAAGTCGGAAGCGTAGAGGTTCCGCAGGAAGCCTTCATGGCGGTATTGAAGATTGACGAATAA
- the gpr gene encoding GPR endopeptidase translates to MTLDLHNYSVRTDLALDAKEMAQNKSNMPIPGVDEEVSEQDGITITRLNVLNDEGSRSIGRVKGHYVTLEVPGLRGGDTGLQERVAEAFAKEFEDFLTLVGIDKAHSVLVVGLGNWNVTPDSLGPLVVENMLVTRQYFELVPDQVAPGYRDISAIAPGVLGVTGIESSEIVQGIIDRTKPDLVIAIDALASKSLERVNTTIQIADIGIHPGSGIGNKRRGLTKEILGVPCIAIGVPTVCYASTIVNNVIEMMKRHFDQVTGSTKEIMGMLDDMPENERLALVKEVLEPLGHDLIVTPKEIDEFVEDMANIVATGLNAALHEAVDPSNVGSYTH, encoded by the coding sequence GTGACATTAGATTTACACAATTATTCTGTTCGGACTGATTTAGCTTTAGATGCGAAAGAAATGGCACAGAATAAGTCCAATATGCCAATCCCAGGAGTGGATGAAGAAGTATCTGAACAGGATGGAATTACAATCACTAGGTTGAATGTACTCAACGATGAAGGCTCACGAAGTATTGGCCGAGTCAAGGGACATTACGTAACGTTGGAGGTTCCGGGGTTACGTGGTGGAGATACGGGTTTACAAGAACGAGTAGCAGAAGCCTTTGCTAAAGAGTTTGAAGACTTCCTAACCTTAGTTGGCATTGACAAGGCTCATTCAGTGCTCGTTGTTGGACTAGGTAACTGGAATGTTACGCCGGATTCTTTAGGCCCACTTGTTGTAGAGAACATGTTGGTAACCCGGCAATATTTCGAATTGGTTCCTGATCAGGTGGCTCCAGGATATCGCGATATTAGTGCTATAGCACCGGGGGTACTCGGAGTGACGGGAATTGAATCAAGTGAAATTGTTCAAGGGATCATTGATCGCACGAAGCCGGATTTAGTCATTGCCATTGATGCGTTAGCATCTAAATCGTTGGAACGTGTAAATACGACCATTCAAATCGCCGATATTGGAATCCACCCTGGCTCTGGTATTGGTAATAAGCGAAGAGGTCTTACGAAAGAAATACTAGGAGTACCCTGTATTGCTATAGGTGTGCCGACTGTTTGTTATGCTTCTACAATTGTAAATAATGTCATTGAAATGATGAAGAGGCACTTTGATCAGGTGACAGGTAGCACTAAGGAAATTATGGGTATGTTGGATGACATGCCAGAGAATGAACGATTAGCATTAGTGAAAGAGGTTCTTGAGCCTTTAGGGCATGACCTCATTGTGACCCCAAAGGAAATTGATGAATTCGTAGAAGATATGGCGAATATTGTGGCGACGGGATTAAATGCAGCGTTGCATGAAGCTGTAGACCCTTCGAATGTTGGATCATATACTCACTGA
- the hemW gene encoding radical SAM family heme chaperone HemW gives MSILQQQPARGHQGSRKTQAVYLHIPFCTNKCFYCDFNSYVLKDQPVMDYLVALDREMELTVANNPPGQIKSIFVGGGTPTVLKPNEMAYFLKSVRKHFPDWASDIEFSMEANPGTTDLEKLTVMKEGGVNRLSFGVQAFQNDLLSGIGRIHNTDDVYRSLENARKAGFDNMSIDLMFGLPNQTVEMLDESVTKALALDLPHYSIYSLKVEENTLFHTMYQKNQLPLPHEDDELQMYLLLMRRMKEAGYEQYEISNFAKPGLHSRHNMTYWLNEDYYGLGAGAHGYVGRQRHMNIKGVNAYVEGMAQGLPRLDVNPISKEEAMEDFLMVGLRVMTGISRAHFEEQFQEQMDEIFAKPLHKMVSAGLLEVTEDGYRLSEQGILFGNDVFAEFIGSITG, from the coding sequence ATGTCTATACTTCAGCAACAACCAGCACGTGGACATCAGGGAAGCCGTAAGACACAAGCGGTTTATTTGCATATTCCCTTTTGTACGAATAAATGTTTTTACTGTGATTTTAACTCATATGTCCTGAAGGATCAGCCGGTCATGGATTATTTGGTTGCATTGGACCGTGAGATGGAACTTACAGTAGCTAATAATCCTCCTGGACAGATTAAAAGTATTTTTGTTGGGGGAGGAACCCCTACGGTCCTTAAGCCTAATGAGATGGCATACTTTTTGAAGTCTGTTCGCAAGCATTTTCCGGATTGGGCAAGCGATATTGAATTCTCTATGGAGGCTAATCCAGGCACGACTGATTTAGAGAAATTGACGGTTATGAAAGAAGGCGGTGTAAACCGTCTCAGCTTCGGGGTGCAGGCTTTTCAGAACGATTTACTCTCCGGAATTGGTCGTATTCATAATACAGATGATGTGTATCGTAGTTTGGAGAATGCGCGTAAGGCTGGGTTTGATAATATGTCCATTGACCTAATGTTCGGTCTACCGAATCAGACGGTTGAAATGCTAGATGAGAGTGTCACGAAGGCGCTAGCGCTTGATTTGCCTCACTATTCTATATATAGCTTGAAGGTGGAGGAGAATACGCTCTTTCATACGATGTACCAGAAGAATCAGCTTCCTCTACCTCATGAAGATGATGAGTTACAAATGTACCTGCTGTTAATGCGTCGGATGAAAGAGGCGGGTTACGAGCAATATGAGATTAGTAATTTTGCTAAACCGGGCTTACATAGCCGTCATAATATGACGTATTGGTTAAATGAGGATTACTATGGTCTTGGAGCAGGGGCTCACGGATATGTAGGACGGCAACGTCATATGAACATTAAAGGGGTTAACGCTTATGTTGAAGGTATGGCACAAGGTCTACCACGCTTAGACGTCAATCCAATATCTAAAGAAGAAGCTATGGAAGATTTCCTTATGGTGGGGCTGCGGGTCATGACGGGCATATCTCGAGCTCATTTTGAAGAACAATTTCAAGAGCAAATGGATGAGATTTTTGCCAAACCTCTTCATAAGATGGTTAGTGCAGGACTTCTTGAAGTTACGGAAGATGGATATCGCTTAAGCGAGCAAGGGATTTTGTTCGGAAATGATGTGTTTGCTGAATTTATTGGTTCCATAACAGGGTAG
- a CDS encoding N-acetyltransferase, whose translation MSAICRKAVPDDVEHLFNMIEGYAEQGIMLPRSRKVLEKQLDQFVIAEMAGEMVGCGSLCRLGDDLVEIRSLGISPNHQGHGIGSLLVGALINEAREQQFPKIMALTYAVSFFQKNGFSIVEKEIFPEKVWTDCIFCSKQDCCDEIAVLKILD comes from the coding sequence ATGTCAGCGATATGTAGAAAAGCTGTACCTGACGATGTAGAGCATCTATTTAACATGATAGAGGGCTATGCAGAACAGGGAATTATGCTTCCTCGTTCACGTAAGGTGCTGGAGAAGCAGTTGGATCAGTTTGTTATAGCAGAAATGGCTGGGGAAATGGTGGGTTGCGGCTCGTTATGTAGACTTGGTGATGATCTAGTAGAGATACGTTCACTTGGGATATCTCCTAATCATCAAGGACATGGCATCGGGTCTTTGCTCGTGGGTGCTTTGATTAATGAAGCTAGAGAACAACAATTTCCGAAAATAATGGCCTTAACATATGCAGTTTCTTTTTTTCAGAAAAATGGATTCAGCATTGTAGAGAAAGAGATTTTTCCGGAGAAGGTGTGGACTGACTGCATCTTTTGTAGTAAACAAGATTGCTGTGATGAAATTGCCGTACTTAAAATACTGGACTGA
- a CDS encoding stage II sporulation protein P, with protein MRTKWFQLWNVAKWRAKLLHVLTMGRTFLLLVFSSMIFFVLLGFGGMVEQRFNSSPVTSMKGFAAALSSGVFMDMLGMEMPHLNKGKVSSTLSGEKMTAFAFQLLTSVNPNDPKSMLAREMPGMGSNDPVLLRTGSGNEDVEAPEDYHPDSGKVVADAKTQQGEVVTPEPVGDPDVIEEEVTPEPGSKKNDPIQGKHEVLIYHSHPRESFNPFLGINISNPNSDVSSKNIMQVGSFIAKELKMRGVGTLHLEKDYASYIQDYNWNYSYKYSRQTVKEALAQNDQLTYLLDIHRDSQRHKKTTTVINNVSYAQMYFIIGHENKNWRQNEAYANAINKRLETSYPGISRGIWGKTAEQGNGEYNQSLSPNSIVIEIGGVDSTKEELQRTSRVLADIIADIYFADQKAQKASAMKTDKMDKTDKANKTDKNTAGIDSKG; from the coding sequence ATGAGAACAAAATGGTTTCAACTATGGAATGTTGCCAAATGGAGAGCCAAATTGCTGCATGTCCTGACCATGGGACGTACATTTCTATTGCTTGTTTTTAGCTCAATGATATTTTTTGTGCTACTTGGTTTTGGTGGAATGGTAGAGCAGAGATTTAATTCATCTCCTGTAACCTCCATGAAGGGTTTTGCAGCAGCGCTCTCTAGTGGTGTCTTTATGGATATGCTTGGCATGGAAATGCCTCATCTGAATAAGGGCAAGGTTTCTTCTACATTATCGGGTGAGAAAATGACCGCTTTTGCGTTTCAGTTACTAACGAGCGTCAATCCAAATGATCCGAAAAGCATGTTAGCTAGAGAAATGCCAGGGATGGGAAGTAATGATCCGGTTCTTCTACGGACGGGCTCAGGAAATGAAGATGTAGAGGCGCCAGAAGATTATCATCCTGATTCTGGCAAGGTGGTAGCTGATGCTAAGACACAACAAGGCGAAGTGGTAACGCCAGAGCCGGTAGGTGATCCTGATGTTATCGAGGAAGAAGTTACACCTGAACCGGGTAGTAAGAAGAATGATCCAATACAAGGGAAACATGAAGTGCTAATCTATCATTCTCATCCAAGAGAGTCTTTCAATCCCTTCCTTGGCATAAATATTAGTAATCCGAATTCAGATGTTTCTTCCAAAAATATTATGCAAGTTGGAAGCTTTATTGCAAAGGAATTGAAGATGAGAGGAGTTGGAACCCTCCATCTTGAGAAGGACTATGCCTCCTATATACAAGATTATAACTGGAATTACTCCTATAAATATTCACGACAGACTGTGAAAGAAGCGCTAGCTCAGAATGATCAATTGACCTACTTATTAGATATCCATCGTGATTCTCAGCGTCATAAGAAAACGACAACGGTGATCAACAATGTGAGCTACGCACAAATGTATTTCATTATCGGTCATGAGAACAAAAACTGGCGTCAAAATGAAGCCTATGCGAATGCGATCAACAAACGCTTAGAAACCTCATATCCCGGCATATCTCGGGGAATTTGGGGGAAGACGGCGGAACAAGGCAATGGTGAATATAATCAGTCGCTTTCACCTAATAGTATTGTCATTGAAATTGGTGGAGTGGATAGTACGAAGGAAGAGTTGCAGCGGACATCGCGAGTTCTAGCAGATATCATTGCAGATATTTATTTCGCTGATCAAAAGGCACAGAAAGCCAGTGCTATGAAAACAGACAAGATGGATAAAACAGATAAAGCAAACAAAACAGACAAGAATACTGCTGGTATAGATAGCAAAGGCTAA